The following proteins come from a genomic window of Neptunomonas concharum:
- a CDS encoding DUF4212 domain-containing protein — MSISSDSAKAYWSENLRIIMTYLAIWFVASYGCGILFVDQLNAIQLGGFPLGFWFGQQGSIFVFVLLIWAYVFSMNKLDEKYDVHE; from the coding sequence ATGTCAATCAGTAGTGATAGCGCAAAAGCTTATTGGAGCGAAAACTTGCGCATAATTATGACCTACCTTGCCATCTGGTTCGTAGCTTCTTACGGCTGTGGCATCTTGTTTGTTGATCAGCTTAATGCCATCCAGTTGGGTGGATTTCCATTAGGGTTCTGGTTCGGCCAGCAAGGGTCTATCTTCGTCTTCGTTTTGTTGATCTGGGCATACGTGTTTAGTATGAACAAACTCGACGAAAAATATGACGTTCACGAATAA